The nucleotide window CGTTGTCGATAAAGCGCACCCACGCACCGTGCTTCAGCGTGATCTCTGGGCCTTGTTTCAGGCTCACAATTGCGGAAAGCGGGACGCTGTCCGAGAAGCCAAAGATAGAGAAGCGCACTTGTTCGTCATCCACCACCAGCTTCACCCTGGAGGTCAAGCACGCCAAGGTGAAAAACACGAAGACGAGCCACAAGAGCACTTCCCACAGCGAACCTCTGAGCATCAGAGGTGCTAACGCCACAGCTGCGCCGATCAGGATGATGGCCACGACCCAGAAAGTAGACCCATTGAGTCGGCGCGTGTAAACGTTGGACTGCATGGCGTTAGTTTATCGGAGGGTGCTGTTCAACGGAGCGCCGCGATACGGGCCCAACGAGCACCGCCCACAGGGATCCGGCGGCCACTACGGTCAGCGCAATATAGACGGGAAGCAATCCGAGGGGCAAAAGCGCCATTGCCAACGCGTTGAAGCTTGAGTGAAGTACGACTGCGAGCAGCCACAACTGCCACTTCCCCTCGCGCACGGCGCGCAGGATTAGCAACGTCATCGCAACGTGAAATGCGATGGCGAGCGCACGTTCGTACCAGCTCAGCGTGACAAGCGGAAGGGTCAAGTGTGCGAGATCGTCGATTTGTTGTTGCACTGCGACCACTGCATCTTTCTGGCCTGACATTTCGGCCAGGGACAGAAAACGCTCCTGGTTGGTGAGCAAAATTGCGCTGGTGATCGCCGTGTAAACCAGCCTGAGAACCGCCTCGATACCACCGTGGCCTAAGCCGAATCCGACACCATCGCGCCACTGCCTTGCGGTCTTTGCCCAAAACCGCAGCACCAGCCATCGCGCGGTTTCTTCGAAGACACCCGAGAGCACCACCATCAGCACAACTGACGCGGTGGCGAGTGCGGCCGGGTCGAGGACTTTCCCCAGCACGATGAGGATCGGAGTGGCAACAATCATCCGAGCAACCTGCGACAACGGCCAAGCTAATGCTCCCCAGCCGAGGGTGGCCCAGCGGTAACCCAGGCGCCGCTTTGTTACCCACCACAGCGCCGCGATCAGCAGGATGAGGCCCGCCACCTGGATAGTTAGTAACGTAAAGATGTTCACGTGTGCTCCTTACAATGCGAAGGCGAACACGAGGCCGCCCACTAGCGTTGCCAGCGTTACAGCGAGAAATGCTTGGCCCTGCCAGGTTGCGTAATTGAAATCGACCCCGACGCCAGTTCGCTTGTCGACGATCACCGCCGGGTCGTCCGGGTTGTAATAAAACATTCCCCATTTGTAGTGCTCATCGTTGTCGGGGCTTTCGACATCGCCAGTTGCGAACGCGTGCTGTCGGCTGCTGACCCGCACCCTAACGAGGCTTGCCACAAGGCCAATCACACACACGGTTGTGAGCGTCAACATTGCCACGGTCACCGGGGCCAAAAGGTCATGGAACTGCGGGAGCGGCATGACGACCTGGAGTGCAGCAAGGCCAGTCACGACGACGAACGTGAGCACAGCCGCGGCGCGCAACCCCACGTGCTGCGCCTCAATATCGCGGCGGAGTCCGTCTTCGGTGCGATCCGCTCGCCTTGATACCCGGCCCGAGGTGATCAACCAGGCGAAAAATGCGAGCAGAGCTATCACCGCGACATTCACCAACGAAAGGGAGAACACTGATGCAACAGATTTAGCGGCCCACGCATCCGGTTCAAACGACGGACCATAGTGGGTGGGAAACTCCGCAGGGATCTCGTCCCAGCGTGAGGCAACTAAGAGCGCGCTCAGCCCAGTGACAGCGGTCGAGCACAGCACCAATGCCCACGCCAACACCGGGCATGGTTCCTGCTGGGTTCGCGCCACTCGTCCGCTGACGGCGGTATGGAGCCCGTCGAACCATCCCTGGTCCTCTTTCGCTCGGAGTAGGTGTTGACGCTGGGTGGAGTACGCAGCCGCAAATCCGAACAACAACCCGGCCGGAACTGCGATCGCAGTGGGAGGGTACGCAGACCCCACGAAGGCCACACATGTCGCGATCACGCCGACAGTGATCATCGCCCTCCGGTAGCCAGCAAGCGCGGAGCGGACCGCAGGATTGTCAGCCTGGTTCGCGGGAACCCGCACACCCAACACCACTCCATTGGGTGAGAGAGTAGGCAACAGTGCGAGCGCGAGTGCAATGATTGCTGTGGTCGCCGCGACCAGTATGGCGAAGACCATAAGATTCACTTCTATCGCATCCTTTCAATGAAGCGGCCTAGCTCGTCATCCAGTAGCGTTTTGAGCTCTTTCGGCGCGGTGCCCTGGGCTACAGCGAGCGCAAGGGCGGGGCGAAGTGAACCAATGTCGGGTTCCTGCGCAGGTGGCGCGGCGATGCGACTTCCAGAGCGCGAAGCACTCTCGATGAGCCCCTCCTGTCGAAGCAGGTCGTACGCTTTTTGCACGGTCGCGGGGTTGATACCAAACTCCTTTGCCACCCGGCGGACCGAGTCGAGGTAGTCCCCAGTCCTGAGCTCCCCCGTCGCTATCGCGTGCACAATCGCGTCGTGAATCTGCTGGAAAACGGGAACGCTCGCGTCAGGGCTAATCGTGATGACGTGCATGTCGGCCCCTCCCTCTTGTACTACGGGAACCATCACAGTTGTACCTATTGAGATAGTACAGTTTGTACTACCCAACACAATACAGCAGTTGACGAATCCCCCTTTTCCATTACCTGCGCGGTCAACGAGTCGTCGATAAGCGAAAAGCTCTATACCCTGCGAGGAGTTATGGTTCATTATACAATTC belongs to Corynebacterium glaucum and includes:
- a CDS encoding YhfC family glutamic-type intramembrane protease, with protein sequence MNIFTLLTIQVAGLILLIAALWWVTKRRLGYRWATLGWGALAWPLSQVARMIVATPILIVLGKVLDPAALATASVVLMVVLSGVFEETARWLVLRFWAKTARQWRDGVGFGLGHGGIEAVLRLVYTAITSAILLTNQERFLSLAEMSGQKDAVVAVQQQIDDLAHLTLPLVTLSWYERALAIAFHVAMTLLILRAVREGKWQLWLLAVVLHSSFNALAMALLPLGLLPVYIALTVVAAGSLWAVLVGPVSRRSVEQHPPIN
- a CDS encoding DUF5808 domain-containing protein, giving the protein MVFAILVAATTAIIALALALLPTLSPNGVVLGVRVPANQADNPAVRSALAGYRRAMITVGVIATCVAFVGSAYPPTAIAVPAGLLFGFAAAYSTQRQHLLRAKEDQGWFDGLHTAVSGRVARTQQEPCPVLAWALVLCSTAVTGLSALLVASRWDEIPAEFPTHYGPSFEPDAWAAKSVASVFSLSLVNVAVIALLAFFAWLITSGRVSRRADRTEDGLRRDIEAQHVGLRAAAVLTFVVVTGLAALQVVMPLPQFHDLLAPVTVAMLTLTTVCVIGLVASLVRVRVSSRQHAFATGDVESPDNDEHYKWGMFYYNPDDPAVIVDKRTGVGVDFNYATWQGQAFLAVTLATLVGGLVFAFAL
- a CDS encoding GntR family transcriptional regulator, whose amino-acid sequence is MHVITISPDASVPVFQQIHDAIVHAIATGELRTGDYLDSVRRVAKEFGINPATVQKAYDLLRQEGLIESASRSGSRIAAPPAQEPDIGSLRPALALAVAQGTAPKELKTLLDDELGRFIERMR